CAAAGGTTATAACTTGAACTCTAGACTTTAAGTAAATATGTTTCTATGCCTGAAGTAAAATATTGGCAATAGAAACGCCGAAAAATAAAACTGAGAAGATTATAGTAAGGTAAAAAATTGTTTTTTCCATTCCTCTTTTTGTTCTGTAGGCATTTGTGCTTTCACTGCCACCAAAAACGCCAGACAGTCCACCACCTCTATTTTGTAGTAAAATTGATACAATTAGGGCAACGGCCAGAACAAGTTGAATGATAGTAAATATATTTGTCATAAATTTTTGCTATTGATAATCAATTGGAAGTATAGCAAGGGGTATTTATTATGTCAAGGTTGTTTTTATGTTTTAATGCTTTATGATTTGTGTTATAATATCTTTGTTATATATTCTTAACTTATGGATAATAAAGAGGTCGGCTTTCTTAAGCCAGACAAATCTTGGTATAAGCGTTGGTGGGCAATTACAATTTTTATTGTGTTTGGTCTTTTGATATTTCTTTCACCATTATATTTGTTTCAATTTTATCAATCATACCAAGAAGTAAAGCTGGGCACTTTTATTTCAGAAAAGGCCTTAGCAGAAGAATCTCCATATGTTATGAGTCATATGATTGACGACATGAGT
This region of Candidatus Falkowbacteria bacterium genomic DNA includes:
- the secG gene encoding preprotein translocase subunit SecG; translation: MTNIFTIIQLVLAVALIVSILLQNRGGGLSGVFGGSESTNAYRTKRGMEKTIFYLTIIFSVLFFGVSIANILLQA